From the Phalacrocorax carbo chromosome Z, bPhaCar2.1, whole genome shotgun sequence genome, the window TGGCAACAGCCCATTTTTAGCACATTTAAGCTATCTTGGGGCGCAGTACCACCTCAGCTGATTAACTGTGGTTACTGCAGTACTGCCCTGTATGTAAATTCCACAGGCCAGCTTCCAGTCTTCGgaaattattttgacaaataGCAAATATTTTGTGAATTAGATCATATTTGTAGTGTTGCTGGGCTGTTTATAGTTACAAATAATGTAAACtcctgttttaattctttttgacAAGTGGATTAGGAAGCAAGTAAGATTCTGTAGCTGTCATATGGTGGAATAGAGCGCAATCTGCTATTTCTGGGCAGAACAGGCTATTTATACCTCACTTTTATGTGACCAATTTAGAAAATACATacctacaaaatattttttcctcacataGAATAAATGGTAATATCTAGCTTTGGccttcagcttttctgaaaaggtgaaaaaactTACTTGAACAGGTAAGTTTAACAGTTTTTGATAGAAATAGAAGTGTGGTTGGATACTGGGTCATAAGCACTTCTTGCAAAAAAAGCCTGTTGAGGCATCACAGCAGTTTCTCTGGGCTGTGAGCATGAACTTTTGACATAGAGGTGAAAGAAGTGGCTCTTTCGGGGCTCACAGCTATAAGAGAAGTAAAgaaggggatggggaaagcATTGAGTTTTTCCTGTGCTTAAGGCAGCCCAAGCCTTTTGCCAATCCCTAGACCTCTTCCATAGACCTCTTCCACTTGTCCTGGCTTGCAGGTTAAAATTAATGTCCAGATAATCTCACCTGACAGGGAACAGATGAGCTATTCCAAAATTGAGTGGCTGCTTGTGCTAATGACATAAATACATGAGGTTGTTGTTTCTTTAGCTGGCAGAAATATGGTGATTTATTCAAGATCTGCATTTAAGAGACAATCTACCTTTTTATGGGAGGTCATCAGTGTACACTTCTTGCCATCTCCTCTAAATTGGTAGTGTTGGTCAACCATATCTAAGAATCTGTGGTTCTCAtttattctgaagaaaactaGAGGCTTGGGGTGAAAGTACTTGGCTGTAGCAGCCTTGGCAAAAGACTGGAGTTTTTGTGCCCTACAAAGAGGAGTAGTGTTCCAAGAATGCTCATGCTGTTTATCTGACTGTCTTGCTGTGCCTGTGTTGACTACTCTGTAAGTATACTCTGTGTAGCATTGTATGCAGTAGGCATTCATAGCCTACCACAGGGAAGAGAACTTTCACACATCCAAAATACAGATAGTTATTCTTTGATCTATATTCACCCATATGTACAGCAGTGTCCttaaagcttttctgaagatcataggatcattaaggttggaaaagatctctaggatcatcaagtccaactgtcaacccaacgctaccatgtctcctaaaccatgccctgaaccgccatgtctacacatcttttaaatacctccagggatggcgacttcaccacatctctgggcagcctgttgtaatgcctgaccactcttgcagtaaagaaatttttcctaatatccaatctgaacctcccctgatggAGCTTGAGGCCGTTTTCTCTTGTTCtgttgctagtgacctgggagaagagaccaacacccaccacACTGCAACCTCATTttaggtagttgtagggagtgataaggtctcccctcagcctcctcttctccaggctaaataaccccagctccctcaaccactcctcataagatttgctctccagacccttcaccagcttcattgcccttctctggacatgcttcagcacctcaatgtccttcttgtactgagggtcCCAAAACTGTACACggtattcaaggtgcagcctcaccagtgctgagtacagcaacatgatcacttccctactcctgctggccacgctattcctgttacaaggcaggatgctgttggccttcttggccacctgagcacactgctggctcatgttcaggtggctgtaACTAGcaaccccaggtccttttctgctgggcatctttccagccactcttccccaagcctgtagcgttgcatggggtggttgtgacccagtgcaggacctggcacttggccttgttaaacctcacacaattggcctcagcccatcgatccagcctgtgcagatccccctgcagagccttcgtaccctcgagcagatcaacacgcccactcagtttggtgtcacctgcaaacctactgagggtgcactcaatcccctcatccagatcattgataaagatatgaAACAAGACcagccccaaaactgagccctgggagcactgcttgtgactggctgccaactggattaactctgttcaccacaactctctaagctcggccatccagcctgttttttacccagcaaagagtacacccatcccagccatgagctgccagcttctccaggaggatgctgtgggacgCAGTGTTAAAGGCTGtactgaagtccaggcagacaacatccacagcctttccctcatacACTAAGGCGGGTTgccctgtcatagaaggaaatcaggTTGGTGTGGCAGGACCTGCTTTTCATGAACCCacgctggctgggcctgatcccctggttgtcctgcacatgcttggtgagctcacaCAACATGAGCCACTCCATTACCTTTGCTGGTACTGAGGtcaagctgacaggcctgtagttcttCGGATCCTCCTTCCGTctcttcttgtagatgggcatcacattggcaagcctccagttatctgggacctcccctgttaaccaggactgctggtaaatgatggagagtggcttggcaagctcctctgacAGTTCCCTCAGttctctcaggtggatcccatccagccccatagacttgtgagtgtccaggtggagcagcagctcaTAAATTGCTTTCTCCTGGATTAaggggggtttattctgctaTGTCTTGGGTCGCTAAGTCCAaaacagcctccaaccaccacatctcccGGCACTCTTTCTCTGTTGTGAACAGGAGATCAAGTGAGGCACCTCCTCTGGGAggttcacttaccagctgtgtgaggaagttatcttccaccCGCTCCAGGATCCTCCTAGATTTCtttgctgtgttgtatttccaacagacatctggtaaattgaagccccccactagaacaagggcaactgATTGTGGTacttcttccagctgcttgtagaacagctcatctacctcttcatcctgcttgggtggtctataacagacccccagcaggatatctgccttgttggccttccccctcatccttacccataagcactcaaccttatcatcaAAGTTGCTAAGCTCTATGCAATTgaagcactccctaacatacagagccaccccatcacctctccctccttgtctatcccttctgaagagcttatagcctTCCATTACAGCAGTCCAGtcataagagtcatcccaccatgtcccTGTGATGGCAGCTAAATCATAGCTATTccgctgcacaatggcttccagctccttctgTCCATTGCCCATTCTGCATGCATTAGTGTAGATGTAGATGGTTTCACCCCCGACCGtggcatgccacccctaggTTCCTCTCTGGTGGGCCTAGCTACATCCCAGATAAATTTATCCCAGATAAATTTATACAGGCATGAAAACTATGCATGTATACAAGTTAGAGGACAAACTTTGAAATATGATCTAAATATCACCAAGTATTATAGTAAGCTGTAAGATATTCTTGTTGGATTACccaagtatttctgaaatgacATGGGACTGTAGACATCAGAAATCAGCTTGGTTTTGTTCCCATTTGTCAACTTAGATCCAGCAGTCAAAACTGGTACATGAAACTGTAAAAGTGTTTCTGTGCTCGGTGGCCTACCAGGAACTGAGCTTGAGACCTGTAGATAGATTTGGGATGAAAAGGTGGTTTAAGTTGAGATGAAGCATCAGATGCGTTAAGACAAGGAAAGCAGTATAAATGCTTATCttgggtgtgctggttttcagCATGGCTTTTGGCAGACTTCATCATTCCTCCtacctctgaaaaaaagtattgtCATGACAAAGGATGATTCCCACCCCCTTCTCCCTGTGTACATTAAGAGGACACAATGCTTGCTTTTCAGGGCAACTGCATCTTTACCTAGCTTGCTTTATGTGTATGtgtctttttacttttttcctctcaccaCTTTGTTAATCAATGCTTTGAATTAGTAGTATAGATTATAATGATTTGCCAAATATCTGTGATTGAGCAtttggtttggggtgtttttgttaAAGCATGGAATAAGAATAGTCATATCATTAATATAATCCCAATTCCTATCTGCAATACAGGAAACCTTAGCTAATAATTTCTTTGAAGGGTTTGGAAACACTTATGTAAGCCAGTATGTGGAGCAAGGAAGAGTTTAGGGCTGGATTTAAGTGTACTGAAGGTCTACAGTGTTTGCTAAGCCAGCAGAAGCATCTTGTTTTGCCTTCTAAGTTTTGACCTTTTATACTGCTGATACTGCTTGCAGGAGCCCATAACTCATGACTGCAATATATATTCTCTGTATTTAGGAAGCACTGTAGTGATTTTTGGCTGCAGAGATCTGCATAGCCGTAGTATCCTCCAAACACTGCAACatattttaattgttctttATAACATGTATTTGTCAACGGGATGAACACTTCTCCAAATGGCTTAAGATGAGGGGCTTCATTTCCTCCAAAGAAAATCCAAAACTCATGCTTATTCTTTTCCTGGGTAATCATATTTTAATCTCTCACAGGGCTTTAGAGTTATCACTTTTCTTTAATAATACGCTATTTTAAAGTagctaataataaaaaacaagcTATTGTATAAAAAtctgcatatatatttaaactgttttgtttaATGTTTCCACTAAAATTACATATTATTTTCTAGAGAGGTTAGGTTTGCGTTTTCcatgaagttttcttttttttatatataggaTTGTAACTAGAAACTGATACCATTCTCTCTTCTTGTTTCAGACTAGAAGATGAATAATCTTTCCTTTAGTGAACTGTGTTGCCTGTTCTGTTGTCCACCATGCCCAGGGAAAATTGCCTCCAAACTAGCATTCTTACCTCCTGATCCCACGTACACACTGATGTGTGATGAGAGTGGTAGTCGCTGGACTTTACATCTCTCAGAGCGAGCAGACTGGCAATATTCTTCTAGAGAAAAAGATGCCATTGAGTGCTTCATGACTAGAACAAGTAAAGGTAACAGGATTGCCTGTATGTTTGTGCGTTGCTCACCTAACGCCAAGTACACGTTGCTCTTCTCACATGGAAATGCTGTTGACTTAGGTCAGATGAGCAGCTTTTACATAGGACTGGGTTCACGGATTAATTGTAACATATTCTCATATGATTATTCTGGATATGGTGCAAGTTCTGGGAAGCCAACAGAGAAGAATCTGTATGCTGACATTGATGCTGCTTGGGTGGCTCTTAGGACAAGGTAAGACATTAgttgccatttttcttttacaacatGCTTTTCAAATGGTTGTGCTTAATCTGCATTGGTAgtttaaacagaaatgctgtattttagGATTAATGAATTCATATCCAAGCTGATAGGTGGTGCCTTATGCTGAAGGCATTGTCAGTATTGATCAGGATCAGTATATAGTAGTGATATACTAGAAGAATTGAAATAAGATGAAATTTAATACGGTATGTTTCAGTCTTGAATGATTAGAAGATAATCCTTATTGTCACAATTTGGGATCTTCTCAGCTGGAAATATCAGAAGATAGGAAAAACCTACAATAATTGATTCCCCAGTAACTGAGCCACTGGTGTGATATGGGTGAGAGAATATGCAAGTTGGTTTATCAGACAATTCCATCACCTACTTCTTTTGTAGGGAGGGACGAAGCTGGAAAAGCTGGTATAAGAGAAACCTGGTGAGACTGTCTTTGGATTTCTGTATGGTATTCAGACCACCTTTGTTTCATAATTCAGACCAGCAGCTACAGCATTTCCAGAGAGAGCTTtctatataaaacaaaaagatgttCTATCATAGCAAAACATGATGCATGGGAGAGGTTGTAATTGATCTATGTAAATACATGATGGTGGGAACAAAAAACCAGGAATTTGAGTCAGTGGTGTTAGCTCACATAGATTAAAActggacaagaaaaaaatgcaaattggAAAAGGGCTGTTTCAGCAATTTCTGTATTCTAAACCTCTGGTTTTAGGGAGATAAAATAGTAAGATGAAAGACTCTGGAGCCATTCTGATACAGGTGAGGATCCCAGGCCCCAAATAAATGCAGCACTGAATACCCACTTCTCAcatttgaaagtgtttttcatCCTGGTTTATTCCATTTAGAGGATTATTCTTCTTGTGTTCCAAGTACCCAAACTACAAAAAGattgtcttttaaaatactatgtGATTATAAGAATAGATGTTCACCAAAAAAGCTCCCATCATATTGTGTATTTTTGTACCAAAAAGATGTGAAAACCTGAATTTAATGTAGAGCAGCATGTTATTGGTCAATCATTGCAACCTGAGCATACTGTTTAATTCTCTAATATCAGAGATGTGACTCAGAGTAAGGGCATGTGTAAAGACTCTTTAAATCACGGAACCTTGTAATTGTCACAGTGAATTTAGAACTTTGTTGATGTAATGCTAACTATTTTCTGATTACTTTGGAGCGGATTATCCCTTTTAGTGCGTATTGCCTTGCATTTCCTTTACATTATATCAAAGGTGcgatacttttttttaaaaaaagcatatttaattCATATATTAATGTAGGAGGAATGCTTATTATCATAAACCTCATACAACCACAGGGGACAGGTATTCAATCTCATATTCAAAAATATGCATACTGTGTTGTTAGATTaggtttttgcatttcttttgatTACAGTGTAAAGTTGAGATATAACTAGACATCTACTCTGTTAGCCAAGAGCTGCAACAGGTGTTGACTATGATTTGTAGTTGATAAGTGATCTGGAAGATAGCCACTTGGTGAAATACCCAGTAACATTGTTCACAAACCATATTATGTTTTTGGACAACATGGAAGACAGTCTGAATTGCTTAAATGTAccagaaaatggaagagaacTAGATAGTGAAACTTAAATCATTTGTTTATATCAGTTTACAGGCTCTGTTTTATGAACTAATTTGTAATTattgtcttttcttcccctgattAATTTTTGATTGAAAACCTAAAAGGAAATGTGATTGCAGCTTGAACTCTTGCCTCTGTTCTTGAACAGTGCAGTTTGTACCTTTGCCAGTCAAATAAGATTGTTCATTATCATATCCCATCAGAACATGCCCTTTGCTGAACACACATTGTCGGGGGGAACTCTAAATACGTACTCCATCTATCCACTTTTTCCCTCTTCCATACAGGAATGACCTCACCTCAATCCCATGTGCtgtctgcatttattttttttgtgtgtcaaaACCTCCTTTAGAAATTGATAATTCTGTAGAGTGTTTAGAGCTTGAATTGGTCTGCCCAACTTACGGATTTCACAAAAGTGGACtgaattttttctgttgcttaaaaAGTTGTTGGTTTTACTAGTTTCCACCATGGTACTTTCAAGAACTTTCCAACTGGCAGACCTGGTCTTGTCCTTGTATCTGAATGCTGAATGTAACAGGGAGAATTTCAGCACGTGATCTGGATATACTGGCTCACCATTTGGTTACTAGCCTATGGTATTCTCTTGAGCCCTGAGACAGTGCTCACATGCGTTTAAATACTGGACCAGTATGGAGCCTCTGAGCGTTTGCAGCAGCATTGCTTCACTTTTCTAGCATAGCCTGCTCTGTCAGTGTTACATTGACACCATCTTTCATGTCTTATAATGTAAGTGTTCTACAAAAACTAATTAGGCAGACTGTTTGCAGGACAGCTGTAAGTTCTTTGAAATTTACGTTGATGGGATGAGAGAAGAAAGGGATCCTAGACTTCTAAACTGTGCCTCACAGATTGTGATGGGGCGAAGAAAAGAATGGAGAAGTTACGTTTGTTGGAGGTTGATCCTGAGAAATGGGATCACAGAACTCAGCATTAAAAGGTGTCCCTGGAGTAACTGAAATGCTGATGTGGACTTCATTCCATGGTCAACCCAGCTGCTAGTGGTGGAGACATGTTagtattttttacatcttggAAGTGCAATCCAGATGGTCATCTGTAAGTTGGCACAACTGTCCAGTGCAGACTGGACACCCAGGGTGAAATAGTCTGGAACTAGTATTGAGGCTAATGGTGAGGTTGGTCCAACACCAACTTCTTGAAAGTGGTTGCTGTAAAGGTATGTGAATATTGCTATACATGTAAATGAATACAAAAAGATAATTTGGCACCATATTAGAAGAGGTAAACAGTAGATGCAGACTCTGAATTGTGTTCCTGTTCTTTACCTGCTTTGAGTATTTTAACTGGAAGCAGTAGCTGTACTGTGGATGCTGACTGTGGAAGAAGGCAAGGTGATTCACTGCCATCATGTTTGGGAAAGTTGTGCGTTATTGCATATTCATGTGCATGGGACAATATAAAAGCTGCAAGTGAGGACATTCTTTTTCTGACTGTCATAGCTACAAAGTGTTGAAATGCCAGGAGTCATTTTGAGATACGCCTATTTTCTGCTGTCCTGGTCTCTGAAGGTCTTTGATGACACCCTAACAGGGGTGGAAAGGTTTAACCAGCTTCAGGCAAATGCGGGGCAAGTGGCACTTGCTCAGAAACCTGAAGACTTGCCAGAGTTGCCTCATGAGCAGATTTAGCTTTAGGAAGCCAAACAGCCTTTTCATTGTTGCTTATCATGGACTGTATAATAACTGAAAAATTGAAGGGTAAATCTCACCAACAGACTGATGTGTCAAAGTGGACAGAATGTCCATACTTTGAACAGCCAAATATAGGAATAATATGAAATCTGTCTGGATGTTGAAGGAAAGTATTCTTTTGAGAATTCACAAActatgtgttgtttttttttttttcattcaaaagtAGGGGGGTTATCGGCTAGAAGATGAGGTACCTTACCCTTGAATATTCGGAGAGAAATTGAGCTTTTAGTGAAATTGATAGGGAAAGGTAGCTCAATTTATTGTGAAGAGAAGTCTTGCCAATAAAACAAATACACCAGTAGGATTGTAAGGTTTAGAAAAGGCCATGCCATCatgggagaggcagaggaggtgCAGTTTGTTGATTAGTGCATGTGTGGTCAATGGGCTTGCCTCTCATAAAACATAGTTGCCTAGCAATGTTACATCTTGTATACATAAGAAGGGGAATATGCATCTGAGTTGAAGGGCTGCATGCCCATGAATTTTATTCATGGCCTGAAATGTCGGTAGTTAAAGGTGCAGAGGTTGTTCATGCCCTTCACCTTCTGCAATTTGCAGCTGTAATTTTGTGTGTTATGTGCCTGATGACAAAAGGTTCTGAAATGTTCTCTGAAAATTCCCTCAGGATGTTCCACCTTGTTCTTTGTGCCCCAAGCACTGCTGTCAGTTGGTAAATGCCTGTGTTGCAATAGCTTTACAAACAATAGCCTCTCTAAGAGCATCCATTGGACCTCTTCATTAGTGTGAGCCTGAGAGGTATTACTGAAAATGTACACTTCTCAGGTTGATTTTATGGAcatcttattttattattgtaaaGTGAGCAAGTCTTCTAGATTAACAGCAAGAGTGCAGAAGTGAAAAGATAAATTGCTTTGTCTACTTTAGGTATATCAAGGGCAAACAGCAGGTTCTCTAAGAGCCTGCAGGTATAGTATGGTAATTTCAGCTGGTATTTTGCTGTTGAAGGTAACTGAAgcttaaaacaagcaaacaaacaaacaaaagcaaaaaaaaccaaaaccaaaaacctacTCATTACAGCCAGACATGCATTTTGTAGTTTGCACATCACACATCATGTTAATGTGATGTATATCCAATTAAAGTATATAATATGGTGAATATCCAGTGTAAGTCATGTATGATGTAGATACAATTAAAGTGTTCAACGTATGGTcagatggggctttgagcaacttgATTTAGTGAAAGATATCCTCGCCTATAGTGGAGGGCTGGACTAGATCatcttccaacccaaactgttctacaattctgtaaaaagaaaaaaaggaagagggaggagtGGAAAAAGAGGTGGACTGCCACTAGGATAAGTGTTTAGTAAAGTGCAGAAGAGGTTTTGTTACGGAGACAGAAATATAAAGGAAGCGGTGAAAGAATTTCTGCTAAAGCGCATTGTTTCACAATTTGTcacaaaggggaaagaaagaatatttcattGCTGTTTAGCATTCCTCTTTTCCTGCTAGAAGCTGAAAACAATGAGGCAAGAGTGTTCAGGGTTGCCTCTTTTACAAGAGACTATCTATATCTGATCAGCATATGTATGCTCACAGAAGAGTGTGCTGGCTTCATTAGTTGCCCTGTGTTAGCTTGGGCCCTGATTTTAGGTAGGGAGTGGCCTGATGGTACAGTTACCATGATTTATTGGCTTGCTCCTTCCTTTAACCCACCAGTGGCATGTCATTTATTGCCTGGCCCTGAAGACAGCCAGcacaaaggagcagaaaaataGTTGCTCTCTTGCTGCCAGAAGAGATTAGTTTCCTAAACAAATCGGTGAAGCGCAGTGAGGAGCAACATGTGGCTGAAGACACAAATAGGAAAGTGGTTCCCTTCTGTTTGGCAGTAGCTTAGCTTCATAGTGACATTAACCTGTACCTTTAGCGTGACAATAGGGCAGAAGTTTGTGAGTGTTCAGACACTCTGTGTGGATGCTAGCGAGCTTTTGTCAACAGAGGTAGTTTAGTTCTATGTAAAAACTGCTCTTCAAGTTCCTTGTGCTTTCCAGGGTGGTAGCCTGGATGAATCAGGTGTTGAAAGGAATTGAAAACTCTGTTGCTgtgggaaagaggaaaatgttgtGGGTAACCTTTAAGCTGCAGAAAGTATCTATCCAAATTTTATGCCAGGTTCAGTCCAGAATAATTTGTCCCTGGGGAAGAATGCTTTCTCTGAGAAAGTACATTTGTGCACAGCTTCTTCAAAGACTTTTGTTCCAAGGTCCTTTCTGGTCATACTGGCtaaaaataaactaacaaaCCCCCAACAAACTGAAGGCCTGTCTATTCTGACACAAGTTATCTAAGATTGCTTGAGTAGGCAATGGTGTTTATGTTATTCCTTTGATCAATGTAATGAGCTTTCAAAGATATCAACAGTTTTTACAGCATGTTTTTGAGTTATTGTCACCAGAACAGCTACTTATAGTGTATGGCTTTGTAACTGTCACGTTCCCCTTCCTCAAGGTGGCCTGCAATTCTAAGGCACtgattaagagaaaaatattactgcCACTTTTTCTGTTGATCTGACACATCCTCATTTGGGAGACCGGGTATGCAGTCAACTAATaattttctgccaagctttttTCAAGCCAGAATATTCAAAAGTGTGACTACCTTGAACCACCACTTCTGGTGACTGGCCTCACTATTGTAGTTTCCAGACTGCAAAACATTGTTTCTGGAGGGTGCTATGGAGGCAATCTGTTTGGCTGAGATCTGCTTTAATCCAAATATAGTAAATGCTTTTCTTGGATTACTTCTTGTAGCTAATATCTAGCTATTGTTAGGCTGAAGGATTTTGATCCAAAACCAGGgataataataatgagaaaatatgCTCCAAAATATACTTCTAAGTTTTGCTTTAAAGTTCTGTGCAATGGCCTGCATAATGTAAAACTGAATACCTGAGGAAATGTGAGCATTATaatttgcagggttttttttatttgagaacTATGTTATGTCATAATGTGCTGTGCAAACTCCATGCCATACTAACTATGCAAATAGCCAGGTATCAATGCAAGTTTTGTCCAGATTATATGAAAGGGATAGAAGGCCACATTATACTTTTAGAATGGACAAATGTGACTTGAATTATTTGAATTGGGAGATTAATTGTAAAAGGGCAGGCGCTAGGCTGTTCTCAGGTGTTTCAGAAGatacagaaatactgaagacatttgttttggtttcagagctttaattgtatttttgtgtgttggaAATTTGAGAAAATCTTAAGaatgtttgaatttttttattctctgagAAGTGTTGTGAGGTGGAGGGCTTGCCTGTAGTTCCAGGCTGACGATTGAGTCTTAGTGTTTTAGAACTCTTAATTTGATTATGATCCTAGAAACTCTTTCTAGGAAATGCTGATAGTAATTAAGTAGTCATGAAACAGATTCTATAAATGTATCTGTGCCAATACTTTTAGAGCTTTTATGTTTTACTCTATCAGAACACAATTTAAATAGATGAATAATTAAATAGACAATGTTAACTGTGGATAGTGGATTTTAGCCCCAGTTTAGAAAGCTTACTGGGGTGCTTAAGGAGTTCTGCTAATGATACTTACATATTAGTAATACttaaatgtgattttgtttttcctgaaatctccctagattttttt encodes:
- the ABHD17B gene encoding alpha/beta hydrolase domain-containing protein 17B isoform X1, translated to MNNLSFSELCCLFCCPPCPGKIASKLAFLPPDPTYTLMCDESGSRWTLHLSERADWQYSSREKDAIECFMTRTSKGNRIACMFVRCSPNAKYTLLFSHGNAVDLGQMSSFYIGLGSRINCNIFSYDYSGYGASSGKPTEKNLYADIDAAWVALRTRYGIRPENVIIYGQSIGTVPSVDLAARYESAAVILHSPLTSGMRVAFPDTKKTYCFDAFPNIDKISKITSPVLIIHGTEDEVIDFSHGLALFERCQRPVEPLWVEGAGHNDVELYGQYLERLKQFVSQELVNL